From Salinicola endophyticus:
TCGTGCCAACGCCGCAGCAGTCGCTCGACGAGCACCGCATCGGGCACCTCGATGAACAGCGTGAGGTCGAAGAACGGGCGCAGCGCCCGCCAGGGCGCGCGGTCGAGCAGCAGATAGTTGCCTTCGACCAGCACCAGCCGGTGGCTGGGCTGGATCAGTCGTGCACCGGCCCGGGCCAGGTCCAGCGGGCGGTCGAACAGCGGTACCGCCACCGGGCCATCGTCGCGCCGCAGCCTGGCCAGGTCGTGGCTCAACCCGGCGACATCGAAGGTCTCCGGCGCGCCCTTGAGGTCGAGTCGGCCCTGGGGGATCAGCACCGCGTTGTCGAAGTGGTAGCCATCCATCGGCACCAGCGCGACATAACCCGGACGCAGCGCATCGATGCGCGCGCACAGCGCCTCCGCAAGGGTCGACTTGCCCGCCGCCGGCGGCCCGGCGATGGCGACCAGGGTGCGCCGCTCGGCACGGGAAGCCGCCAGCACGCGCTCGGCCATCACCTCGAGCGATGGCGACATGGGCAGCGCCGAGCCAGTGGCATCAGGCGTGATCGACATGCGTCTGCTCCTCTTCGTAGATGACGTACAGGCCCGTAGATGACGTATCAGCAGGCGGTGTAGCCGCCGTCGATGCGCAGATCGGCGCCGTTGATCATCGCCGCTTCCCGCGAGGCCAGGAACATCACCCCGTGGGCGATCTCGGCCGGCGTGGCGAAGCGCCGGGTGGGGATCAGCGCCTTCATGCGTTCGCCCTTCTCGCCGGCCCAGCCGTAGCGCCCCAGCTCGGTGTCGACCACGGTCGGCGACACCGCATTGACGGTGATCCCGCGCGGCCCCCACTCCAGCGCCAGCGTGCGGGTCAGACCGAGCACGCCTGACTTGCTGGTGCAGTAGGCAAGATGCCCCTCGAGCCCCACGCTGGCGGCCTGGGAGGCGAGATTGACGATGCGCCCGTAGCCCGCCGCCAGCATCTGCCGCCCCACCGCGCGGCAGCCGAAGAAGACCCCGCGCAGGTTGACCGCCTGGGTGGCGTCCCACAGCGCGGTCTCCATCGCTTCGGCCGCCGCCAGTGGGCCGATACCGGCGTTGTTGACCAGCACGTCGATACGCCCGAACCGCGCCACGGCGCGCTCGACCAGCGCCTCGACACCCGCCTCGTCGGTGATGTCGAGCACGGCGGCCAGGGGCTCGCCTGCCAGCCCCGCCGCCACGGTCTCGACCTCGGCCTGCTTGTCGACCAGCACCAGGCTGGCGCCGGCGGCGGCGAAGCGTTGGGCGAGTTCGCGCCCGATGCCGTTGGCCGCCCCGGTGATCATCACCACGCTGGCGCTGAAGTCGAACTGCACCTGGGTCATGGCGTCATCCTCATCGTGAACCGCACTCGCAAGCGTCGGCGGTAGTGTCCTGGCAGGCCCGGGCGTAGGCGTCGAGTACGCCCTCGATATGCCAGCGCACCAGTGCACGCGGCTCGGGGGCGAGCTGGCCGACTCGGATCGCCCGATACGCATCGGGCAGGTACTGGCTGACCAGCGGCAGTGGCAGCGGGTGCGCTTCCAGCGCCGCGAACAGCGACTCCAGCGTGGCCGCGACCGCGGGCACGCCCCAGTAGTAGCGGATGCGGTCGCTCAGGCTGTAGCGTCGGGCGAAGCGCTGCTCGGCAGGGTCACCGGGGTAGTAAGCGTGCCAGTAGCGCGGCTCGTCGAGCATCGCCCGCTCGACCGCAGCGTCCAGATCCGGCGCCTCGATACCCGGCGTCTCGGCGGCGATGGCGGCCAGCGCGAACAGCGCCTCGCGCATGGCGAAGGTCAGCGCGGGGCCGACCTTGAGAATGGCGAAGTGCCCCGCCACCAGCGCGCGGTAGGCCGCCGGCGTCTGGTAGTCGGTGGAGTGCGCCTCGAACACCAGATCCGGCCAATCGAGGATCGCCCGACTCAGCGCCTGGGCACCGGCAGGGTCGAAATCGACCACGTCGGCGTGGCCGAACTCCACCCCGGGCTGCACCACCACGCCACGTACCCGGCGCCAGGCGTCATCGAGCCCCTCATCGGCGAAACGCTCAGCGTGAACCGCCAGCGTGCTGGCCAGATCGGCGGTGGTGGTGACCGCCACGCCCTCGAGCCGCTCATGGGCACCGCCGGGGGTCGGCACCTCGGTACCGATCACATAGCGCAGCTCGCCGCGGCGCTCACCGGCAGCGGCCTCGGCGGCGAGACACAGGCGCGCGGCGCGCGCCGCGATCTCGGCATCGTCGAGCGCCGCCGGATCGTCGGCACAGCCCATGCTGGCGTCCAGATGCAGCTTGGTGAAGCCCGCCGCGGCATAGGCCGCGACCAGCGTCTCGGCGCGTGCCATCGCCTCGGCAGCGGGCAGGTGCTGCCACGGCGAGGGGCCCAGGTGGTCACCGCCCAGGATCAGGCGGGCCGGGTCGAACCCGCGTCGCGTGGCGATCGCCACCACCCGCGCGCGAAAGTCTTCGGGGGTCTGGCCGGTATAGCCGCCCTCCTGGTTGACCTGGTTGCAGGTCGCCTCGATCAGCAGCGGCGAGCCATCGGCCAGAGCACGGTCGAAGGCCGCCTCGAGCACCAGCGGATGCGCCGAGCAGACCGAGTAGATGCCGCTGGGCCGCCCGGCGCGGTTGGCGGCGACGATGGCGTCGAGCAGATGACCACTCATTTAAGATCTCCATGGGATGCGATCAGGGCGTCGAGGGTGGCGCGGTCGCTGGCACCCTCCATGGGGCCGATACGGGTCACCGCGTGGGCGCCGGCGGCACTGGCAAGGGTCAGGGCGCGGGTGAGCGAATCGCCGGCGGCGAGTGCGGCGATCAGCGCCCCGCCAAAGCAGTCTCCGGCCCCCGTGGGGTCGCGCTCGGTCACGCTGAAGGCGCCCACGCGCTGGTGCTCACCGGCACGGAAGGCTTCGCTGCCACGCTCGGCGCGCTTGAGCACCAGCAGCGACAGGCGCTTGGTCGCCAGCAGCCGGGCCACGGTGTCGGCCTCCGCCTCACCCTCGCTCTCGCCCTGGCCCTGCCCCAGCCAGGCGATGTCGGCCTCGCTGGGCAGGAAGATGTCGCAGTCATCGACCCGGCGCAGGACCGCCTCGCGGCTGGCCGAGTCGCGCATCAGCTCCGGGCGGATATTGGGGTCGAAGCTGACCTGCCCGCCGCGGGCGTGGACCCGCGTGACCAGGGCATCGATCAGCGCGATCGCCGCCGGCGAGGTGAGCGAGGAGCCCATCACGTGCAGGTAGCGGGTATCGGCGAGCCGGGCGAGTCCGGCCTCGTCGAGCGCCAGACGCGCCGCCGCGCTGTGCGCCAGGTTGAACACGAAGTCGCGCTCGCCGTCATCGCGGTAGCGCACGAAGGCGGTGCCGGTGGGCCGCTCGGGATCGCAGGCGACAGCACCGATATCGATGCCGTCGGCGGTCAGGCGTTCACGGATCAACTCGCCGAAACCATCCGCCCCGACGCAGCCGGCGTAGGCGACCCGGGCGCCCATGCGTGCCGCCTGGGAGGCGAAGATCGCCGGCGCCCCGCTGGGGAAGGGGCCGAGAAAGCGCCCCGCCTCGGTGAAGCGCTGGCCGCGGCGCTCGGCGACGAACTCGGCGAGCAGCTCCCCGGCGGTGACGATGTCGAAGAAGGGCTTGGCATCAGACATGTCAGCTCATCCAGTTGCCGCCATCGACGTTGAGGGTCTGCGCCACCACGTAATCGCTGTCGGCGCTGGCCAGGAAAACCGCCGCGCCCACGTGATCCTCCGGGCGCCCCATACGACCGTAGGGCACCGCTTCGCCGACCAGACGCTTCTTCTCCCCCGGCGGGCGCCCCTCGTAGCGGGCGAACAGCGCGTCGACCTCGTCCCACATCGGGGTGTCGACCACCCCGGGGGCGATGCCGTTGACGTGGATACCGTGCTTGATCAGATCGAGCCCGCAGGACTGGGTCAGGCTGATCACCGCGGCCTTGGTGGCACAGTACATGCTCACCAGCGCCTCGCCGCGGCGCCCGGCCTGGGACGCCATGTTGATGATCTTGCCACCTTCACCGCGCGCGACCATGTGCGCTGCTACCGCCTGCAGGGTGAAGAAGGTGCCCTTGACGTTGACCGCGAACTGCTTGTCATAGCTCGCCTCGCTGACCTCGAGCACCGGCGCCATGTCGAACACCGCGGCGTTGTTGACCAGGATGTCGATCGGCCCCAGGCGCGCCTGGACCGCTTCGATCATCGCCGTGCGCGACTCGCTACTGCAGATAT
This genomic window contains:
- a CDS encoding nucleoside triphosphate hydrolase — protein: MSITPDATGSALPMSPSLEVMAERVLAASRAERRTLVAIAGPPAAGKSTLAEALCARIDALRPGYVALVPMDGYHFDNAVLIPQGRLDLKGAPETFDVAGLSHDLARLRRDDGPVAVPLFDRPLDLARAGARLIQPSHRLVLVEGNYLLLDRAPWRALRPFFDLTLFIEVPDAVLVERLLRRWHDLGQDAAGAATRTHDKDMLNAQLIKDHSVAPDWHWRFLAGTSEVPMASDSPGIADSSTVSDSPGTSD
- a CDS encoding GolD/DthD family dehydrogenase, which translates into the protein MTQVQFDFSASVVMITGAANGIGRELAQRFAAAGASLVLVDKQAEVETVAAGLAGEPLAAVLDITDEAGVEALVERAVARFGRIDVLVNNAGIGPLAAAEAMETALWDATQAVNLRGVFFGCRAVGRQMLAAGYGRIVNLASQAASVGLEGHLAYCTSKSGVLGLTRTLALEWGPRGITVNAVSPTVVDTELGRYGWAGEKGERMKALIPTRRFATPAEIAHGVMFLASREAAMINGADLRIDGGYTAC
- a CDS encoding D-tagatose-bisphosphate aldolase, class II, non-catalytic subunit, translating into MSGHLLDAIVAANRAGRPSGIYSVCSAHPLVLEAAFDRALADGSPLLIEATCNQVNQEGGYTGQTPEDFRARVVAIATRRGFDPARLILGGDHLGPSPWQHLPAAEAMARAETLVAAYAAAGFTKLHLDASMGCADDPAALDDAEIAARAARLCLAAEAAAGERRGELRYVIGTEVPTPGGAHERLEGVAVTTTADLASTLAVHAERFADEGLDDAWRRVRGVVVQPGVEFGHADVVDFDPAGAQALSRAILDWPDLVFEAHSTDYQTPAAYRALVAGHFAILKVGPALTFAMREALFALAAIAAETPGIEAPDLDAAVERAMLDEPRYWHAYYPGDPAEQRFARRYSLSDRIRYYWGVPAVAATLESLFAALEAHPLPLPLVSQYLPDAYRAIRVGQLAPEPRALVRWHIEGVLDAYARACQDTTADACECGSR
- a CDS encoding sugar kinase — translated: MSDAKPFFDIVTAGELLAEFVAERRGQRFTEAGRFLGPFPSGAPAIFASQAARMGARVAYAGCVGADGFGELIRERLTADGIDIGAVACDPERPTGTAFVRYRDDGERDFVFNLAHSAAARLALDEAGLARLADTRYLHVMGSSLTSPAAIALIDALVTRVHARGGQVSFDPNIRPELMRDSASREAVLRRVDDCDIFLPSEADIAWLGQGQGESEGEAEADTVARLLATKRLSLLVLKRAERGSEAFRAGEHQRVGAFSVTERDPTGAGDCFGGALIAALAAGDSLTRALTLASAAGAHAVTRIGPMEGASDRATLDALIASHGDLK
- a CDS encoding L-iditol 2-dehydrogenase, whose product is MKLDKRTAVVTGGARGIGLAIVSRYLEEGARVAIADIDLAAAEQAAESLSARHGDAVMAVRLDICSSESRTAMIEAVQARLGPIDILVNNAAVFDMAPVLEVSEASYDKQFAVNVKGTFFTLQAVAAHMVARGEGGKIINMASQAGRRGEALVSMYCATKAAVISLTQSCGLDLIKHGIHVNGIAPGVVDTPMWDEVDALFARYEGRPPGEKKRLVGEAVPYGRMGRPEDHVGAAVFLASADSDYVVAQTLNVDGGNWMS